Proteins found in one Wenzhouxiangella sp. XN201 genomic segment:
- a CDS encoding type II secretion system protein N, with the protein MLSPAWSSRLALSISAILALAIVWLVVRAAWLLIGGVSVTSAPAPAVPQIETGSSVQGEFRWNLFGRSASAPRQLRPTPVSDSRLRLKGVVAGQNAYAIIADPGSGEDVYRSGDPLPGGGEVETIESRRVVIVRDGRRETLELDPDAATSSAGERGSPGQLSNSDGARPRLPGIRGFEAPEGASVASLPQAARSLGLNAGELSQAISAMPVSGGGFRVRPGRNARLFSELGLQVNDVVVAVNGQPLESAQAVQGLFADVMSRGEVAITVRRDGRELTLRPDLEQVMGSLQSQ; encoded by the coding sequence ATGCTCTCACCCGCTTGGTCATCGCGACTGGCCCTGTCGATCAGCGCGATTCTGGCGCTGGCGATTGTATGGCTGGTGGTGCGGGCGGCCTGGCTGCTGATTGGCGGTGTTTCGGTGACCTCGGCGCCGGCCCCGGCCGTGCCGCAGATCGAAACGGGCTCGAGCGTGCAGGGGGAGTTCCGCTGGAACCTGTTCGGACGCTCGGCGTCGGCGCCCAGGCAGCTTCGACCGACCCCCGTCTCGGACAGTCGACTTCGGCTGAAGGGTGTAGTCGCCGGGCAAAACGCCTATGCCATCATCGCCGATCCGGGTTCGGGCGAGGACGTCTATCGCAGCGGTGATCCGCTGCCGGGCGGCGGAGAAGTCGAAACGATCGAATCACGCCGGGTCGTCATCGTGCGCGACGGCCGACGTGAAACGCTCGAGCTCGATCCCGACGCCGCCACTTCTTCCGCCGGCGAGCGTGGGTCGCCCGGCCAGTTGTCCAACTCGGACGGTGCCAGACCGCGATTGCCGGGTATCCGGGGATTCGAGGCGCCGGAGGGCGCCAGCGTGGCGTCGCTGCCGCAGGCGGCCCGTTCCCTCGGTCTGAACGCGGGCGAGCTTTCCCAGGCGATTTCGGCCATGCCGGTTTCCGGTGGCGGCTTCCGGGTTCGACCCGGCCGCAATGCCCGCCTGTTTTCCGAACTGGGGCTGCAGGTCAACGATGTGGTCGTCGCCGTCAACGGCCAGCCGCTGGAGTCGGCGCAAGCCGTGCAGGGCCTTTTTGCCGACGTGATGTCGCGCGGCGAAGTGGCCATTACCGTCCGTCGCGACGGCCGTGAGTTGACCCTGCGGCCGGATCTCGAACAAGTCATGGGGAGTCTGCAATCACAATGA